From a single Falco rusticolus isolate bFalRus1 chromosome 17, bFalRus1.pri, whole genome shotgun sequence genomic region:
- the LOC119158486 gene encoding putative homeodomain transcription factor 1 isoform X14 yields MASRDRDAISWYQKKIGAYDQQIWEKSIEQTEMKGFKNKPKKKGHIQPDLIDVDLIRGSTFAKAKPDIPWTSLTRKGIVRVVFFPLFSQWWIQVTSQRIFTWLLVLYIMQVIAVVLYFMMPVVNASEVMGPMCLMLLMGTVHCQIVSTQINKPSGNNGLSRRRRKLRKSVGVDGNSWSSDKNSKEEQSESASIVNNLFSMLFRRRIRRVKLVAEKGTETENGVNAVNNGIKHRHARSEYRLLHFKEKNKLSDGEKSHQDDCTSRGGVSDELSSEEDAEAVAQKVLLFQNIEVASSDNSYEEKKKRPLVSLNQAVSQVKQALKGARDSDSVVESELESTLYSQDVRSCISVGSRSCSVSRGDSESTRHDSETEDMLWDDLLHGPECRSSCTSDSEEMTVRGTRRDVKEDVFQQNHLFWLQNTSPASAKVSALIWEGNDCKKVDMSVLEISGIIMSRVNAYQQGAGYQMLGNVITIGLAFLPFLYRLFRTDNLEQLCSISLKELLHIFCGAPASIPVIVLSAINFLERLCLTWMFFFMMCVAERTYKQRFLFAKLFSHITSARKARKYEIPHFRLKKVENIKIWLSLRSYLKRRGPQRSVDVVVSSIFLLALSIAFICCAQVLKGHKTFLNAAYNWEFLIWEAALLLFLLRLASLGSETNKKYSNISILLTEQINLYLKMEKKPNKKEQLSLVNNVLKLSTKLLKELDTPFRLYGLTMNPLIYNITRVVILSAVSGVVSDLLGFNIRLWKIKP; encoded by the exons ATGGCCTCTCGCGACAGGGATGCCATTTCCTGGTACCAGAAGAAG ATCGGGGCCTACGACCAGCAGATATGGGAGAAGTCCATCGAGCAGACCGAGATGAAG GGCTTCAAAAACAAGCCTAAGAAGAAGGGTCACATCCAGCCTGACCTGATCGACGTGGACTTAATCCGAG GCTCTACGTTTGCCAAAGCCAAGCCTGACATTCCTTGGACATCCCTAACTCGGAAAGGAATTGTCAGagttgtattttttccattattcaGCCAGTGGTGGATACAGGTCACTTCCCAGCGTATTTTTACGTGGCTCCTGGTGCTCTACATTATGCAAG tcATAGCAGTTGTGTTGTATTTCATGATGCCTGTTGTGAATGCAAGTGAAGTCATGGGACCAATGTGCCTAATGTTGCTGATGGGAACTGTTCACTGTCAAATAGTGTCCACCCAGATCAACAAGCCTTCAGGAAACAACGGGCTCAGCAGGCGAAGGAG gaagtTACGCAAATCTGTGGGTGTCGATGGGAACAGTTGGTCTTCTGACAAAAACAGTAAAGAAGAGCAGTCTGAATCTGCATCCATTGTTAACAATTTATTTAGTATGCTTTTCCGAAGGAG GATTAGAAGAGTAAAGCTGGTAGCTGAGAAAGGGACTGAGACAGAAAATGGTGTGAATGCTGTGAATAATGGCATTAAACACAGACACGCCAGATCTGAATACAGGCTGTTGcacttcaaagagaaaaataaactttccgATGGGGAAAAGAGCCATCAG GACGACTGCACCAGCAGGGGTGGTGTTTCTGACGAGCTTTCCAGCGAGGAGGATGCTGAAGCGGTGGCACAAAAGGTCTTGTTATTCCAGAACATAGAAGTGGCCTCCAGTGACAATAGctatgaagagaagaaaaagaggccTCTTGTTTCTCTGAACCAGGCTGTCTCACAG GTGAAGCAAGCCCTGAAAGGTGCCAGAGACTCTGATAGTGTCGTGGAATCTGAACTAGAATCCACATTGTATAGTCAG GACGTGAGGTCCTGCATTAGCGTGGGATCCCGGAGCTGCAGTGTGAGCCGGGGAGACTCAGAAAGCACTCGCCACGACTCTGAGACAGAAGACATGCTTTGGGACGATCTGCTTCACGGGCCAGAATGTCGCTCGTCCTGCACCAGCGACAGTGAGGAAATGACTGTGAGAGGCACCAGGCGGGATGTGAAGGAAGATGTTTTCCAGCAG aACCATTTGTTTTGGCTGCAGAACACAAGTCCAGCATCTGCAAAAGTGAGCGCGCTGATCTGGGAAGGGAATGACTGTAAGAAGGTGGACATGTCTGTGCTGGAGATCAGTGGGATTATCATGAGCAGG GTTAACGCCTACCAGCAAGGAGCGGGGTATCAGATGCTGGGAAACGTCATCACCATTGGATTAGCGTTCCTACCGTTCCTCTACAGACTCTTCCGCACAGATAacctggagcagctgtgctCCATCTCTCTAAAGGAGCTTCTGCACATCTTCTGTGGAGCACCTGCTAGCATCCCTGTTATTGTTCTGTCTGCGATCAACTTCCTTGAAAGACTTTGCTTAACttggatgtttttcttcatgatGTGTGTCGCTGAGAGAACATACAAACAG AGGTTTTTGTTTGCCAAGCTTTTTAGTCACATTACATCTGCTCGGAAAGCCAGGAAATATGAAATTCCTCACTTTAGACTCAAGAAGGTAGAAAACATTAAGATCTGGTTATCCCTTCGTTCCTACCTGAAG aGGCGAGGCCCCCAGCGATCGGTGGACGTTGTCGTATCATCGATCTTTTTACTGGCTCTTTCAATTGCTTTTATATGCTGTGCCCAG GTTCTTAAGGGtcacaaaacatttctgaatgcaGCTTACAACTGGGAGTTCCTAATCTGGGAGGCAGCACTTCTTCTCTTCTTACTACGTCTGGCATCTTTGGGCTCTGAAACCAAcaagaaatacagtaatatttCAATTTTGCTCACTGAACAG ATAAACTTATACCTAAAGATGGAGAAGAAGCCAAATAAGAAAGAGCAGCTCTCTCTTGTAAACAACGTTCTGAAACTATCTACAAAGCTACTGAAG GAGTTAGATACTCCATTTAGGCTGTATGGACTGACCATGAATCCATTAATCTACAATATAACACGTGTTGTAATACTCTCTGCTGTCTCAGGTGTTGTAAGTGATCTTCTAGGATTCAATATCAGA TTATGGAAAATTAAACCGTGA
- the LOC119158486 gene encoding putative homeodomain transcription factor 1 isoform X16, protein MASRDRDAISWYQKKIGAYDQQIWEKSIEQTEMKGFKNKPKKKGHIQPDLIDVDLIRGSTFAKAKPDIPWTSLTRKGIVRVVFFPLFSQWWIQVTSQRIFTWLLVLYIMQVIAVVLYFMMPVVNASEVMGPMCLMLLMGTVHCQIVSTQINKPSGNNGLSRRRRKLRKSVGVDGNSWSSDKNSKEEQSESASIVNNLFSMLFRRRIRRVKLVAEKGTETENGVNAVNNGIKHRHARSEYRLLHFKEKNKLSDGEKSHQDDCTSRGGVSDELSSEEDAEAVAQKVLLFQNIEVASSDNSYEEKKKRPLVSLNQAVSQVKQALKGARDSDSVVESELESTLYSQDVRSCISVGSRSCSVSRGDSESTRHDSETEDMLWDDLLHGPECRSSCTSDSEEMTVRGTRRDVKEDVFQQNHLFWLQNTSPASAKVSALIWEGNDCKKVDMSVLEISGIIMSRVNAYQQGAGYQMLGNVITIGLAFLPFLYRLFRTDNLEQLCSISLKELLHIFCGAPASIPVIVLSAINFLERLCLTWMFFFMMCVAERTYKQRFLFAKLFSHITSARKARKYEIPHFRLKKVENIKIWLSLRSYLKRRGPQRSVDVVVSSIFLLALSIAFICCAQINLYLKMEKKPNKKEQLSLVNNVLKLSTKLLKELDTPFRLYGLTMNPLIYNITRVVILSAVSGVVSDLLGFNIRLWKIKP, encoded by the exons ATGGCCTCTCGCGACAGGGATGCCATTTCCTGGTACCAGAAGAAG ATCGGGGCCTACGACCAGCAGATATGGGAGAAGTCCATCGAGCAGACCGAGATGAAG GGCTTCAAAAACAAGCCTAAGAAGAAGGGTCACATCCAGCCTGACCTGATCGACGTGGACTTAATCCGAG GCTCTACGTTTGCCAAAGCCAAGCCTGACATTCCTTGGACATCCCTAACTCGGAAAGGAATTGTCAGagttgtattttttccattattcaGCCAGTGGTGGATACAGGTCACTTCCCAGCGTATTTTTACGTGGCTCCTGGTGCTCTACATTATGCAAG tcATAGCAGTTGTGTTGTATTTCATGATGCCTGTTGTGAATGCAAGTGAAGTCATGGGACCAATGTGCCTAATGTTGCTGATGGGAACTGTTCACTGTCAAATAGTGTCCACCCAGATCAACAAGCCTTCAGGAAACAACGGGCTCAGCAGGCGAAGGAG gaagtTACGCAAATCTGTGGGTGTCGATGGGAACAGTTGGTCTTCTGACAAAAACAGTAAAGAAGAGCAGTCTGAATCTGCATCCATTGTTAACAATTTATTTAGTATGCTTTTCCGAAGGAG GATTAGAAGAGTAAAGCTGGTAGCTGAGAAAGGGACTGAGACAGAAAATGGTGTGAATGCTGTGAATAATGGCATTAAACACAGACACGCCAGATCTGAATACAGGCTGTTGcacttcaaagagaaaaataaactttccgATGGGGAAAAGAGCCATCAG GACGACTGCACCAGCAGGGGTGGTGTTTCTGACGAGCTTTCCAGCGAGGAGGATGCTGAAGCGGTGGCACAAAAGGTCTTGTTATTCCAGAACATAGAAGTGGCCTCCAGTGACAATAGctatgaagagaagaaaaagaggccTCTTGTTTCTCTGAACCAGGCTGTCTCACAG GTGAAGCAAGCCCTGAAAGGTGCCAGAGACTCTGATAGTGTCGTGGAATCTGAACTAGAATCCACATTGTATAGTCAG GACGTGAGGTCCTGCATTAGCGTGGGATCCCGGAGCTGCAGTGTGAGCCGGGGAGACTCAGAAAGCACTCGCCACGACTCTGAGACAGAAGACATGCTTTGGGACGATCTGCTTCACGGGCCAGAATGTCGCTCGTCCTGCACCAGCGACAGTGAGGAAATGACTGTGAGAGGCACCAGGCGGGATGTGAAGGAAGATGTTTTCCAGCAG aACCATTTGTTTTGGCTGCAGAACACAAGTCCAGCATCTGCAAAAGTGAGCGCGCTGATCTGGGAAGGGAATGACTGTAAGAAGGTGGACATGTCTGTGCTGGAGATCAGTGGGATTATCATGAGCAGG GTTAACGCCTACCAGCAAGGAGCGGGGTATCAGATGCTGGGAAACGTCATCACCATTGGATTAGCGTTCCTACCGTTCCTCTACAGACTCTTCCGCACAGATAacctggagcagctgtgctCCATCTCTCTAAAGGAGCTTCTGCACATCTTCTGTGGAGCACCTGCTAGCATCCCTGTTATTGTTCTGTCTGCGATCAACTTCCTTGAAAGACTTTGCTTAACttggatgtttttcttcatgatGTGTGTCGCTGAGAGAACATACAAACAG AGGTTTTTGTTTGCCAAGCTTTTTAGTCACATTACATCTGCTCGGAAAGCCAGGAAATATGAAATTCCTCACTTTAGACTCAAGAAGGTAGAAAACATTAAGATCTGGTTATCCCTTCGTTCCTACCTGAAG aGGCGAGGCCCCCAGCGATCGGTGGACGTTGTCGTATCATCGATCTTTTTACTGGCTCTTTCAATTGCTTTTATATGCTGTGCCCAG ATAAACTTATACCTAAAGATGGAGAAGAAGCCAAATAAGAAAGAGCAGCTCTCTCTTGTAAACAACGTTCTGAAACTATCTACAAAGCTACTGAAG GAGTTAGATACTCCATTTAGGCTGTATGGACTGACCATGAATCCATTAATCTACAATATAACACGTGTTGTAATACTCTCTGCTGTCTCAGGTGTTGTAAGTGATCTTCTAGGATTCAATATCAGA TTATGGAAAATTAAACCGTGA
- the LOC119158486 gene encoding putative homeodomain transcription factor 1 isoform X12, with translation MASRDRDAISWYQKKIGAYDQQIWEKSIEQTEMKGFKNKPKKKGHIQPDLIDVDLIRGSTFAKAKPDIPWTSLTRKGIVRVVFFPLFSQWWIQVTSQRIFTWLLVLYIMQVIAVVLYFMMPVVNASEVMGPMCLMLLMGTVHCQIVSTQINKPSGNNGLSRRRRKLRKSVGVDGNSWSSDKNSKEEQSESASIVNNLFSMLFRRRIRRVKLVAEKGTETENGVNAVNNGIKHRHARSEYRLLHFKEKNKLSDGEKSHQDDCTSRGGVSDELSSEEDAEAVAQKVLLFQNIEVASSDNSYEEKKKRPLVSLNQAVSQVKQALKGARDSDSVVESELESTLYSQDVRSCISVGSRSCSVSRGDSESTRHDSETEDMLWDDLLHGPECRSSCTSDSEEMTVRGTRRDVKEDVFQQNHLFWLQNTSPASAKVSALIWEGNDCKKVDMSVLEISGIIMSRVNAYQQGAGYQMLGNVITIGLAFLPFLYRLFRTDNLEQLCSISLKELLHIFCGAPASIPVIVLSAINFLERLCLTWMFFFMMCVAERTYKQRFLFAKLFSHITSARKARKYEIPHFRLKKVENIKIWLSLRSYLKRRGPQRSVDVVVSSIFLLALSIAFICCAQVLKGHKTFLNAAYNWEFLIWEAALLLFLLRLASLGSETNKKYSNISILLTEQINLYLKMEKKPNKKEQLSLVNNVLKLSTKLLKELDTPFRLYGLTMNPLIYNITRVVILSAVSGVVSDLLGFNIRVSITPTTHGTSCRGHFVPLPNSSHQAERFELGSLSMRLFSLALSQLWWGRRGLTNFSPAEDFSAHFKPLVRVLGFSLQPEDTVLLWLPLTRELAEPSPQHRGDKADPPPTLPCR, from the exons ATGGCCTCTCGCGACAGGGATGCCATTTCCTGGTACCAGAAGAAG ATCGGGGCCTACGACCAGCAGATATGGGAGAAGTCCATCGAGCAGACCGAGATGAAG GGCTTCAAAAACAAGCCTAAGAAGAAGGGTCACATCCAGCCTGACCTGATCGACGTGGACTTAATCCGAG GCTCTACGTTTGCCAAAGCCAAGCCTGACATTCCTTGGACATCCCTAACTCGGAAAGGAATTGTCAGagttgtattttttccattattcaGCCAGTGGTGGATACAGGTCACTTCCCAGCGTATTTTTACGTGGCTCCTGGTGCTCTACATTATGCAAG tcATAGCAGTTGTGTTGTATTTCATGATGCCTGTTGTGAATGCAAGTGAAGTCATGGGACCAATGTGCCTAATGTTGCTGATGGGAACTGTTCACTGTCAAATAGTGTCCACCCAGATCAACAAGCCTTCAGGAAACAACGGGCTCAGCAGGCGAAGGAG gaagtTACGCAAATCTGTGGGTGTCGATGGGAACAGTTGGTCTTCTGACAAAAACAGTAAAGAAGAGCAGTCTGAATCTGCATCCATTGTTAACAATTTATTTAGTATGCTTTTCCGAAGGAG GATTAGAAGAGTAAAGCTGGTAGCTGAGAAAGGGACTGAGACAGAAAATGGTGTGAATGCTGTGAATAATGGCATTAAACACAGACACGCCAGATCTGAATACAGGCTGTTGcacttcaaagagaaaaataaactttccgATGGGGAAAAGAGCCATCAG GACGACTGCACCAGCAGGGGTGGTGTTTCTGACGAGCTTTCCAGCGAGGAGGATGCTGAAGCGGTGGCACAAAAGGTCTTGTTATTCCAGAACATAGAAGTGGCCTCCAGTGACAATAGctatgaagagaagaaaaagaggccTCTTGTTTCTCTGAACCAGGCTGTCTCACAG GTGAAGCAAGCCCTGAAAGGTGCCAGAGACTCTGATAGTGTCGTGGAATCTGAACTAGAATCCACATTGTATAGTCAG GACGTGAGGTCCTGCATTAGCGTGGGATCCCGGAGCTGCAGTGTGAGCCGGGGAGACTCAGAAAGCACTCGCCACGACTCTGAGACAGAAGACATGCTTTGGGACGATCTGCTTCACGGGCCAGAATGTCGCTCGTCCTGCACCAGCGACAGTGAGGAAATGACTGTGAGAGGCACCAGGCGGGATGTGAAGGAAGATGTTTTCCAGCAG aACCATTTGTTTTGGCTGCAGAACACAAGTCCAGCATCTGCAAAAGTGAGCGCGCTGATCTGGGAAGGGAATGACTGTAAGAAGGTGGACATGTCTGTGCTGGAGATCAGTGGGATTATCATGAGCAGG GTTAACGCCTACCAGCAAGGAGCGGGGTATCAGATGCTGGGAAACGTCATCACCATTGGATTAGCGTTCCTACCGTTCCTCTACAGACTCTTCCGCACAGATAacctggagcagctgtgctCCATCTCTCTAAAGGAGCTTCTGCACATCTTCTGTGGAGCACCTGCTAGCATCCCTGTTATTGTTCTGTCTGCGATCAACTTCCTTGAAAGACTTTGCTTAACttggatgtttttcttcatgatGTGTGTCGCTGAGAGAACATACAAACAG AGGTTTTTGTTTGCCAAGCTTTTTAGTCACATTACATCTGCTCGGAAAGCCAGGAAATATGAAATTCCTCACTTTAGACTCAAGAAGGTAGAAAACATTAAGATCTGGTTATCCCTTCGTTCCTACCTGAAG aGGCGAGGCCCCCAGCGATCGGTGGACGTTGTCGTATCATCGATCTTTTTACTGGCTCTTTCAATTGCTTTTATATGCTGTGCCCAG GTTCTTAAGGGtcacaaaacatttctgaatgcaGCTTACAACTGGGAGTTCCTAATCTGGGAGGCAGCACTTCTTCTCTTCTTACTACGTCTGGCATCTTTGGGCTCTGAAACCAAcaagaaatacagtaatatttCAATTTTGCTCACTGAACAG ATAAACTTATACCTAAAGATGGAGAAGAAGCCAAATAAGAAAGAGCAGCTCTCTCTTGTAAACAACGTTCTGAAACTATCTACAAAGCTACTGAAG GAGTTAGATACTCCATTTAGGCTGTATGGACTGACCATGAATCCATTAATCTACAATATAACACGTGTTGTAATACTCTCTGCTGTCTCAGGTGTTGTAAGTGATCTTCTAGGATTCAATATCAGAGTAAGTATAACTCCCACCACTCACGGAACATCTTGTAGGGGTCACTTTGTACCATTGCCCAATTCCTCCCACCAAGCAGAAAGGTTTGAACTGGGCTCCCTCTCCATGAGGCTCTTCTCCCTCGCCCTGAGCCAGttgtggtggggaaggagggggctGACAAATTTCAGCCCCGCTGAGGACTTCAGTGCCCACTTCAAGCCGTTAGTCAGAGTCCTGGGTTTCTCCCTTCAGCCTGAAGACACGGTCCTCCTGTGGCTCCCCCTTACACGGGAGCTTGCTGAGCCgagccctcagcacaggggGGACAAAGCAGACCCCCCCCCCACTCTCCCCTGTAGATGA
- the LOC119158486 gene encoding putative homeodomain transcription factor 1 isoform X15, whose product MASRDRDAISWYQKKIGAYDQQIWEKSIEQTEMKGFKNKPKKKGHIQPDLIDVDLIRGSTFAKAKPDIPWTSLTRKGIVRVVFFPLFSQWWIQVTSQRIFTWLLVLYIMQVIAVVLYFMMPVVNASEVMGPMCLMLLMGTVHCQIVSTQINKPSGNNGLSRRRRIRRVKLVAEKGTETENGVNAVNNGIKHRHARSEYRLLHFKEKNKLSDGEKSHQDDCTSRGGVSDELSSEEDAEAVAQKVLLFQNIEVASSDNSYEEKKKRPLVSLNQAVSQVKQALKGARDSDSVVESELESTLYSQDVRSCISVGSRSCSVSRGDSESTRHDSETEDMLWDDLLHGPECRSSCTSDSEEMTVRGTRRDVKEDVFQQNHLFWLQNTSPASAKVSALIWEGNDCKKVDMSVLEISGIIMSRVNAYQQGAGYQMLGNVITIGLAFLPFLYRLFRTDNLEQLCSISLKELLHIFCGAPASIPVIVLSAINFLERLCLTWMFFFMMCVAERTYKQRFLFAKLFSHITSARKARKYEIPHFRLKKVENIKIWLSLRSYLKRRGPQRSVDVVVSSIFLLALSIAFICCAQVLKGHKTFLNAAYNWEFLIWEAALLLFLLRLASLGSETNKKYSNISILLTEQINLYLKMEKKPNKKEQLSLVNNVLKLSTKLLKELDTPFRLYGLTMNPLIYNITRVVILSAVSGVVSDLLGFNIRLWKIKP is encoded by the exons ATGGCCTCTCGCGACAGGGATGCCATTTCCTGGTACCAGAAGAAG ATCGGGGCCTACGACCAGCAGATATGGGAGAAGTCCATCGAGCAGACCGAGATGAAG GGCTTCAAAAACAAGCCTAAGAAGAAGGGTCACATCCAGCCTGACCTGATCGACGTGGACTTAATCCGAG GCTCTACGTTTGCCAAAGCCAAGCCTGACATTCCTTGGACATCCCTAACTCGGAAAGGAATTGTCAGagttgtattttttccattattcaGCCAGTGGTGGATACAGGTCACTTCCCAGCGTATTTTTACGTGGCTCCTGGTGCTCTACATTATGCAAG tcATAGCAGTTGTGTTGTATTTCATGATGCCTGTTGTGAATGCAAGTGAAGTCATGGGACCAATGTGCCTAATGTTGCTGATGGGAACTGTTCACTGTCAAATAGTGTCCACCCAGATCAACAAGCCTTCAGGAAACAACGGGCTCAGCAGGCGAAGGAG GATTAGAAGAGTAAAGCTGGTAGCTGAGAAAGGGACTGAGACAGAAAATGGTGTGAATGCTGTGAATAATGGCATTAAACACAGACACGCCAGATCTGAATACAGGCTGTTGcacttcaaagagaaaaataaactttccgATGGGGAAAAGAGCCATCAG GACGACTGCACCAGCAGGGGTGGTGTTTCTGACGAGCTTTCCAGCGAGGAGGATGCTGAAGCGGTGGCACAAAAGGTCTTGTTATTCCAGAACATAGAAGTGGCCTCCAGTGACAATAGctatgaagagaagaaaaagaggccTCTTGTTTCTCTGAACCAGGCTGTCTCACAG GTGAAGCAAGCCCTGAAAGGTGCCAGAGACTCTGATAGTGTCGTGGAATCTGAACTAGAATCCACATTGTATAGTCAG GACGTGAGGTCCTGCATTAGCGTGGGATCCCGGAGCTGCAGTGTGAGCCGGGGAGACTCAGAAAGCACTCGCCACGACTCTGAGACAGAAGACATGCTTTGGGACGATCTGCTTCACGGGCCAGAATGTCGCTCGTCCTGCACCAGCGACAGTGAGGAAATGACTGTGAGAGGCACCAGGCGGGATGTGAAGGAAGATGTTTTCCAGCAG aACCATTTGTTTTGGCTGCAGAACACAAGTCCAGCATCTGCAAAAGTGAGCGCGCTGATCTGGGAAGGGAATGACTGTAAGAAGGTGGACATGTCTGTGCTGGAGATCAGTGGGATTATCATGAGCAGG GTTAACGCCTACCAGCAAGGAGCGGGGTATCAGATGCTGGGAAACGTCATCACCATTGGATTAGCGTTCCTACCGTTCCTCTACAGACTCTTCCGCACAGATAacctggagcagctgtgctCCATCTCTCTAAAGGAGCTTCTGCACATCTTCTGTGGAGCACCTGCTAGCATCCCTGTTATTGTTCTGTCTGCGATCAACTTCCTTGAAAGACTTTGCTTAACttggatgtttttcttcatgatGTGTGTCGCTGAGAGAACATACAAACAG AGGTTTTTGTTTGCCAAGCTTTTTAGTCACATTACATCTGCTCGGAAAGCCAGGAAATATGAAATTCCTCACTTTAGACTCAAGAAGGTAGAAAACATTAAGATCTGGTTATCCCTTCGTTCCTACCTGAAG aGGCGAGGCCCCCAGCGATCGGTGGACGTTGTCGTATCATCGATCTTTTTACTGGCTCTTTCAATTGCTTTTATATGCTGTGCCCAG GTTCTTAAGGGtcacaaaacatttctgaatgcaGCTTACAACTGGGAGTTCCTAATCTGGGAGGCAGCACTTCTTCTCTTCTTACTACGTCTGGCATCTTTGGGCTCTGAAACCAAcaagaaatacagtaatatttCAATTTTGCTCACTGAACAG ATAAACTTATACCTAAAGATGGAGAAGAAGCCAAATAAGAAAGAGCAGCTCTCTCTTGTAAACAACGTTCTGAAACTATCTACAAAGCTACTGAAG GAGTTAGATACTCCATTTAGGCTGTATGGACTGACCATGAATCCATTAATCTACAATATAACACGTGTTGTAATACTCTCTGCTGTCTCAGGTGTTGTAAGTGATCTTCTAGGATTCAATATCAGA TTATGGAAAATTAAACCGTGA